The sequence CGGCCTTCATGATGGGCGTGGAGCTGGGAGAGCGCCTGGATCCGCGCCGTGGCGGCAGCGGCCGCTGGTGCTTCCTGCGCGCGCCGGAGCTGCACCTGGGCGAGGACGTCCTCGTGCCGGACCTGGCCGGCTGGCGCCGTGAGCGCGTGGCCGCTCCGCCGGAGCCCGGCGCCGCGTTCTTCACCCTGGTGCCGGATTGGATCTGCGAGGTCCTCACCCCCGCCACCACCGCGCTGGACCGGGCCCGCAAGCTGCCCCTGTACGCGCGGGCCGGCGTGTCCCACGTCTGGCTGGTGGACCCCGTCGCGCGCACGCTGGAGGTCTACCAGCGGCTCAAGCGCGGCTGGCTCCTCACCGCGAGCCACGAGGACGACGCGCTGGTGCGCGCCGACCCCTTCCCTTCCGTTCCCCTGGAGCTGGGCTCGCTGTGGCTCCCGGACGCGG comes from Corallococcus macrosporus and encodes:
- a CDS encoding Uma2 family endonuclease codes for the protein MTALQQLQPTSHSLLSALPSGWVGEILDGELVASPRLSVASARAAFMMGVELGERLDPRRGGSGRWCFLRAPELHLGEDVLVPDLAGWRRERVAAPPEPGAAFFTLVPDWICEVLTPATTALDRARKLPLYARAGVSHVWLVDPVARTLEVYQRLKRGWLLTASHEDDALVRADPFPSVPLELGSLWLPDAAEEMPRLVAVP